The Halanaerobium praevalens DSM 2228 genome contains a region encoding:
- a CDS encoding DUF494 family protein: MNKNIVEILSVLIQKMIQDKDLSKQREEITVELEDEGYTIEDINEAFDIVFEEVIELEENDFYNDLEMTSGYNRVFTDIEKFYFNKETKTIIYKLNNLAVLKAEELESIIQQMMYMGIGHDLEADLIWEIINEEVDSTEVMLKIATEIEEFKGNFLKQEVVN; encoded by the coding sequence ATGAATAAAAATATAGTTGAAATTTTAAGTGTCCTTATTCAAAAAATGATTCAAGATAAGGACTTATCAAAACAGCGTGAAGAAATTACAGTGGAATTAGAAGATGAAGGCTATACAATAGAAGATATAAATGAAGCATTTGATATTGTTTTTGAAGAAGTAATTGAATTAGAGGAAAATGATTTTTATAATGATTTAGAAATGACAAGTGGTTATAATAGAGTATTTACAGATATTGAAAAATTCTACTTTAATAAAGAAACTAAAACTATAATTTATAAATTAAATAATTTAGCTGTCTTAAAAGCCGAAGAATTAGAAAGTATTATTCAGCAAATGATGTATATGGGGATTGGACATGATTTAGAAGCCGATCTTATTTGGGAAATAATTAATGAAGAAGTAGATAGTACAGAAGTAATGTTGAAAATAGCAACTGAAATTGAAGAGTTTAAAGGTAATTTTTTAAAACAAGAAGTAGTAAACTAA
- the topA gene encoding type I DNA topoisomerase encodes MAKKKKKLVIVESPAKAKTIKKFLGKDYKVEASMGHVRDLPKSKLGIDLESDFEPNYITIRGKGKTLNKLRKAAKKSKEVYLATDPDREGEAISWHLAYALKLSDQENNRIEFNEITKNAIQNAIKNPRNINKDLVDAQQARRLLDRIVGYRLSPLLWKKVRKGLSAGRVQSVAVKIICKREEEIRDFDEEEYWSLEVELKNDENQTLKADLYRIDNKKYNLATQEEVEQVVEAIKKEEFEIIKVKKRKRKRNPKSPFTTSTLQQRASTKLNFTAKKTMYIAQQLYEGIDIGSSGTVGLISYIRTDSTRLSNEAKKGAKDYILAEFGTDFLKKKKEKSKKNANAQDAHEAIRPTDTQRTPEKIKKHLSKDQFKLYDLIWKRFIASQMSSALYQNISAQFKVGEKYKFRVSGSRLLFPGHLILTGKEKEKDIDLPVLTEGEKYKLIKTNPEQHFTTPPPRFSEASLVKTLEEEGIGRPSTYAPTLSTIESRDYVKKEGRYFEPTELGETVTKLLTEYFPDVTDVEFTAELEKNLDEIENGNKDWKQILRDFYEPFYQRLENARENMESVNIVEETDEVCDKCGSPMVVKYGRYGKFLACSSYPECKNTKPYLVRTGVDCPDCEEGEIIERTSKKGRTFYGCSNYPDCNFMVWNKPVEKPCPKCKSLMVEKTTKAKGKHHKCTNKECGHIEKVD; translated from the coding sequence ATGGCAAAGAAAAAGAAAAAATTGGTGATTGTTGAATCACCTGCAAAGGCAAAGACTATTAAGAAATTTTTAGGCAAAGATTATAAAGTGGAAGCTTCAATGGGACATGTTAGAGATTTACCTAAAAGTAAATTAGGAATTGACTTAGAATCTGATTTCGAACCAAATTATATAACCATTAGAGGTAAAGGAAAAACTTTAAATAAGTTAAGAAAAGCTGCTAAAAAAAGTAAAGAAGTATATCTTGCAACTGACCCTGATAGAGAAGGAGAAGCTATTTCATGGCATTTAGCTTATGCTCTTAAATTATCTGATCAGGAAAATAATAGGATAGAATTTAATGAAATTACTAAAAATGCAATTCAAAATGCAATAAAAAATCCTAGAAATATAAATAAAGATCTAGTTGATGCTCAGCAAGCTCGGCGTTTATTAGATAGAATAGTTGGTTATCGCTTAAGCCCACTACTGTGGAAAAAAGTACGTAAAGGTTTAAGTGCAGGCCGTGTTCAGTCAGTAGCTGTAAAAATAATTTGTAAGCGAGAAGAAGAAATTAGAGATTTTGATGAAGAAGAATATTGGAGTCTAGAAGTTGAACTAAAAAATGATGAAAATCAAACTTTAAAAGCTGACTTATATAGAATTGATAATAAAAAATATAATTTGGCCACCCAAGAAGAAGTAGAGCAAGTAGTTGAAGCTATTAAAAAAGAAGAGTTTGAGATTATAAAAGTAAAAAAACGCAAAAGAAAACGCAATCCCAAATCTCCTTTTACAACTTCTACTTTACAGCAGCGAGCTTCTACTAAACTTAATTTCACTGCTAAAAAGACGATGTATATAGCTCAACAGTTATATGAGGGGATAGATATTGGTAGTTCTGGGACTGTAGGTTTAATTTCTTATATTAGAACTGATAGTACTAGACTTTCTAATGAAGCTAAAAAAGGAGCTAAAGATTATATTTTAGCTGAATTTGGTACCGATTTCTTAAAAAAGAAAAAGGAAAAATCAAAAAAGAATGCTAATGCTCAGGATGCTCATGAAGCCATTAGACCTACTGATACTCAAAGAACACCTGAGAAAATTAAAAAGCATTTATCAAAAGATCAATTTAAATTATATGATTTAATTTGGAAAAGATTTATTGCTAGTCAAATGAGTTCTGCTCTTTATCAAAATATATCTGCCCAATTTAAAGTTGGGGAAAAATATAAATTTAGAGTTAGTGGTTCTCGACTTTTATTCCCAGGTCATTTGATTTTAACAGGTAAAGAAAAAGAAAAAGATATTGATTTACCTGTTTTAACAGAGGGAGAAAAATATAAATTAATAAAAACAAATCCCGAGCAGCATTTTACTACTCCTCCACCTAGATTTTCAGAGGCTTCTTTAGTTAAAACACTAGAAGAAGAAGGAATAGGAAGGCCGAGCACCTATGCTCCAACTCTTTCGACAATTGAATCTAGGGATTATGTCAAAAAAGAAGGTCGCTATTTTGAACCAACTGAATTAGGAGAAACAGTTACTAAATTATTAACCGAATATTTTCCAGATGTAACTGATGTAGAATTTACAGCGGAATTAGAAAAAAACTTAGATGAAATTGAAAACGGGAATAAAGATTGGAAACAAATTTTAAGAGATTTTTATGAACCTTTTTATCAACGCTTAGAAAATGCCAGAGAAAATATGGAAAGTGTTAATATTGTTGAAGAAACTGATGAAGTTTGTGATAAATGTGGCAGTCCAATGGTAGTTAAATATGGACGCTATGGCAAATTTTTAGCTTGTTCCAGTTATCCCGAATGCAAAAACACTAAACCTTATTTAGTTAGAACTGGTGTTGATTGTCCAGATTGTGAAGAAGGAGAGATTATTGAGAGAACCTCAAAAAAGGGACGAACTTTTTACGGTTGCAGTAATTATCCAGACTGTAATTTTATGGTTTGGAATAAGCCTGTTGAAAAACCTTGTCCCAAATGTAAAAGCTTAATGGTTGAGAAAACTACTAAAGCTAAAGGTAAACATCATAAGTGTACAAACAAAGAATGTGGACATATAGAAAAAGTTGATTAA
- the hslV gene encoding ATP-dependent protease subunit HslV — translation MSITDFDATTIVAVKHNSSMALAGDGQVTLGNTVMKSTAKKVRRLYNGKILAGFAGTSADAFTLFEKFEAKLEEYHGSLQRAAVELAKEWRTDKILRKLEALLIVADLDEILIISGNGDVIEPDGKITAIGSGGPYARAAAIALSDHAQDMKAGEIASEALKIAASICIYTNENISLEELKGGESE, via the coding sequence TTGTCTATAACAGATTTCGATGCAACTACAATAGTTGCTGTTAAACATAATAGTTCTATGGCTTTGGCTGGAGATGGCCAAGTAACACTAGGTAATACAGTTATGAAAAGTACCGCTAAAAAAGTCAGAAGATTATATAATGGCAAAATCTTAGCTGGTTTTGCTGGTACATCTGCAGATGCTTTTACTCTTTTTGAAAAGTTTGAAGCTAAATTAGAAGAGTATCATGGTAGTTTACAAAGAGCTGCAGTTGAACTAGCTAAAGAGTGGAGAACAGATAAAATTTTGCGTAAACTGGAAGCTTTGCTAATTGTTGCAGATCTGGATGAAATCCTCATTATATCTGGTAATGGTGATGTAATTGAACCTGATGGCAAGATTACTGCTATTGGTTCTGGCGGCCCGTATGCAAGGGCAGCTGCTATAGCATTATCAGACCATGCCCAAGATATGAAGGCTGGGGAAATAGCCAGTGAAGCACTTAAAATAGCGGCTTCTATTTGTATTTATACTAATGAAAATATTAGCTTAGAGGAGCTAAAAGGAGGTGAGTCTGAATAA
- the hslU gene encoding ATP-dependent protease ATPase subunit HslU, with translation MSLNKLDNQLTPKEIVAELDKYIIGQKNAKKSVAIALRNRYRRKLVKAEMKDEIIPKNILMIGPTGVGKTEIARRLAKIARAPFIKIEVTKFTEVGYVGRDVESMVRDLTESAIRIVKENKREAVEIEAEKMAIQKIVDHMLPGKKNNNDDYYSNLVDDVKKNPANLDDRVAARRKRMFKRIESGQLDQQKIEIEVEENNQQMMEVFSGSGVEEMGINFQDMLGNIFPNKKEKKKVSIKQAKEILKDEEVQKLIDMEQVKVEAIQKVEEDGIIFLDEMDKIAGKESGSGPEVSRQGVQRDILPIVEGSTVSTKHGSVKTDHILFIAAGAFHVSSPADLIPELQGRFPLRVNLNSLSRQNFKDILLLPQNSLVKQYKALLETEGIEIEFTEKAVEEISSFAYDINEETENIGARRLHTIMEKLLEDLSFEAPEITDKKVEINLECVKDKLQDVVKDKDLSKYIL, from the coding sequence GTGAGTCTGAATAAATTGGATAATCAACTAACACCAAAAGAAATTGTTGCTGAATTAGACAAATATATAATAGGTCAAAAAAATGCTAAAAAATCAGTAGCTATTGCTTTAAGAAATAGATATCGCAGAAAATTAGTTAAAGCAGAAATGAAAGATGAGATAATACCTAAAAACATTTTAATGATTGGTCCTACTGGAGTAGGTAAAACTGAGATTGCTCGCAGACTTGCTAAAATAGCTAGAGCTCCTTTTATTAAAATAGAGGTAACTAAATTTACTGAAGTTGGTTATGTTGGACGTGATGTTGAGTCAATGGTTAGGGATTTAACAGAGTCTGCAATTAGAATTGTTAAAGAAAATAAAAGGGAAGCAGTCGAAATTGAAGCTGAAAAAATGGCTATTCAAAAAATTGTAGATCATATGCTGCCTGGTAAAAAAAATAATAATGATGATTATTATTCTAACCTAGTTGATGATGTGAAGAAAAATCCTGCTAATCTTGATGATCGAGTTGCAGCGCGCAGAAAGAGAATGTTTAAAAGAATTGAATCTGGCCAACTTGATCAGCAAAAAATTGAGATTGAAGTAGAAGAAAATAATCAACAAATGATGGAAGTTTTTTCTGGTTCTGGAGTTGAAGAAATGGGAATTAACTTTCAGGATATGTTAGGAAATATTTTTCCAAATAAAAAAGAAAAGAAAAAAGTATCTATCAAGCAAGCTAAAGAGATACTTAAGGATGAGGAAGTACAAAAACTAATTGATATGGAACAAGTAAAAGTAGAAGCTATCCAAAAAGTAGAAGAAGATGGAATTATCTTTTTAGATGAAATGGATAAAATTGCAGGTAAAGAATCTGGTTCTGGTCCTGAAGTTTCAAGACAGGGAGTGCAAAGGGATATTCTGCCCATAGTAGAAGGATCTACTGTCAGCACTAAACATGGTTCAGTTAAAACAGATCATATACTTTTTATTGCTGCAGGAGCTTTTCATGTTTCTTCACCAGCTGATTTGATTCCAGAGTTACAGGGGAGATTTCCGTTAAGAGTTAATTTAAATAGTCTTAGCAGACAAAACTTTAAGGATATCTTATTACTCCCTCAAAATTCTTTGGTTAAACAATATAAGGCTTTACTAGAAACCGAAGGAATAGAGATTGAATTTACAGAAAAAGCAGTAGAAGAAATTTCAAGCTTTGCTTATGATATCAATGAAGAAACAGAAAATATAGGTGCTAGACGTCTACACACAATAATGGAAAAATTATTAGAGGATTTATCATTTGAGGCACCTGAAATTACTGATAAAAAGGTTGAAATAAATCTTGAATGCGTAAAAGATAAATTGCAAGATGTTGTAAAAGATAAAGATTTAAGTAAATATATTCTATAA
- the codY gene encoding GTP-sensing pleiotropic transcriptional regulator CodY produces the protein MGSLLEKSRKINRLLQRTGGNAVDFSDMAYVLKEAVRCNVYVTSKKGKILGYSLLDDFECDIMEEEVIDHGNFPKDYNKGLLRIRETKSNIEQKDGNCVFSEGDKCLFEDKLTTIVPVIGGGDRLGTLVLARYGSAFDDEDLILAEYGASVVGMEILRSRSERIEKEARKKAAVQIAIDTLSYSELEAIEHIFEELDGEEGLLVASKVADRVGITRSVIVNALRKFESAGVIESRSLGMKGTYIKVLNDNLLGELEKLKS, from the coding sequence ATGGGTAGTTTATTAGAAAAAAGTAGAAAGATTAACAGATTATTACAAAGAACAGGTGGTAATGCAGTCGATTTTTCCGATATGGCATATGTTTTAAAAGAAGCAGTAAGGTGTAATGTTTATGTAACAAGTAAAAAAGGTAAAATTTTAGGTTATAGTTTACTTGATGATTTTGAGTGTGATATTATGGAAGAAGAAGTAATTGATCATGGAAATTTCCCAAAAGATTATAATAAAGGCTTATTAAGAATTAGAGAAACAAAATCAAACATTGAACAAAAAGATGGAAATTGTGTCTTTTCTGAAGGAGATAAATGCTTATTTGAAGATAAGCTAACAACTATTGTCCCTGTTATTGGTGGAGGAGATAGATTAGGAACTTTAGTCTTAGCTCGCTATGGTTCAGCTTTTGATGATGAAGATTTAATTTTAGCTGAATATGGAGCTTCAGTTGTGGGAATGGAAATTTTACGTTCTCGTAGTGAAAGAATAGAAAAAGAAGCACGTAAAAAAGCAGCTGTTCAAATTGCTATTGATACCTTATCATATTCTGAATTAGAGGCAATTGAACATATTTTTGAAGAATTAGATGGAGAAGAAGGTTTATTAGTTGCCAGTAAGGTAGCTGATAGAGTTGGTATCACTCGTTCTGTAATTGTTAATGCCCTACGTAAATTTGAGAGTGCAGGAGTAATTGAATCTCGCTCTTTAGGTATGAAGGGTACTTATATTAAAGTATTAAATGATAATCTATTAGGTGAGTTAGAAAAACTTAAGTCATAG
- the rpsB gene encoding 30S ribosomal protein S2, giving the protein MSVVNMKQLLESGVHFGHQTKRWNPKMKQYIFTERNGIYIIDLQQTVKLIDKAYNFVKDQAAEGKNVLFVGTKRQAQETVKNEAIKCGMPYVNQRWLGGMLTNYKTIKKRIDRLEEIEQMEEEGIFEVLPKKEVIELNKEHDKLERFLGGIRDMNGLPDLIFITDARKEDIAVSEARKLDIPIVSILDTNCDPDLIDYVIPGNDDAIRAVKLITSVISDAVLAGKQGKQEAEARKAKAEEKTAE; this is encoded by the coding sequence ATGTCAGTTGTAAATATGAAACAACTCCTCGAATCAGGTGTTCACTTTGGTCATCAGACTAAAAGATGGAACCCTAAAATGAAGCAATATATTTTCACTGAAAGAAATGGAATTTATATTATTGACCTACAGCAAACAGTTAAGTTAATTGATAAAGCTTATAATTTTGTTAAAGATCAAGCTGCTGAAGGTAAAAATGTATTGTTCGTTGGAACTAAGCGTCAGGCACAGGAAACTGTTAAAAATGAAGCAATTAAATGCGGAATGCCTTATGTTAATCAACGTTGGTTAGGTGGTATGTTAACTAATTACAAGACCATCAAAAAACGGATTGATCGTTTAGAAGAAATCGAACAAATGGAAGAAGAAGGTATTTTTGAAGTTCTTCCTAAAAAAGAGGTTATCGAATTAAATAAAGAACATGATAAGCTCGAAAGATTCCTTGGTGGAATTAGAGATATGAATGGTTTACCAGATTTAATTTTTATCACAGATGCAAGAAAAGAAGATATTGCAGTTTCTGAAGCAAGAAAACTGGATATCCCAATTGTATCAATTTTAGATACAAACTGTGATCCAGATCTGATAGATTATGTCATTCCTGGTAATGATGATGCTATTAGAGCTGTCAAATTGATTACCAGTGTTATTTCTGACGCAGTACTTGCTGGAAAGCAAGGTAAACAAGAAGCTGAAGCAAGAAAAGCAAAAGCTGAAGAAAAAACTGCTGAATAA
- the tsf gene encoding translation elongation factor Ts, which produces MGVTMKDIKELRSRTGAGVLDCKKALNKVDGDIEAAVEHLREKGMAAAAKKAGRIAAEGLVSLNITDDRKKGVLVEVNSETDFVAKNDNFKALVSDISEHLMQTDAEEVEAVEKENWFKDESETVNDVIKAAIANIGENINLRRFKKIETDGYLFGYIHLGGKIGVLVEFASEFGSEKEKTAKDIAMHIAAINPDFLDRDSVDSESIAKEKKIYREQMLNEGKPEHILDQIIEGKINKYYTQVCLLEQPFVRDDEQTVAEILAENDMEIKQFTRFEIGEGIEKKEEDFAAEVAAMTKNQ; this is translated from the coding sequence ATGGGAGTTACAATGAAAGATATAAAAGAACTTCGTTCCCGTACTGGTGCAGGTGTTTTAGACTGCAAAAAGGCTTTAAATAAAGTTGACGGAGATATCGAAGCTGCTGTTGAACATTTAAGAGAAAAAGGAATGGCTGCTGCAGCTAAAAAAGCTGGTAGAATTGCAGCTGAAGGTTTAGTGAGCTTAAATATTACTGATGATCGCAAAAAAGGAGTTTTGGTTGAGGTTAACTCTGAAACTGACTTTGTTGCTAAAAATGATAATTTTAAAGCTTTAGTTTCTGATATTTCTGAGCATCTAATGCAAACTGATGCAGAAGAAGTAGAAGCTGTAGAAAAAGAAAATTGGTTTAAAGATGAATCAGAAACAGTTAATGATGTAATTAAAGCAGCTATTGCAAATATTGGTGAAAATATAAATCTGAGAAGATTTAAAAAAATTGAAACTGATGGCTATCTCTTTGGTTATATTCATTTAGGTGGTAAAATTGGAGTTTTAGTTGAATTTGCAAGTGAATTTGGTTCTGAAAAAGAAAAAACAGCTAAAGATATTGCAATGCATATTGCAGCTATCAATCCTGATTTCTTAGACCGTGATTCAGTTGATTCTGAATCAATAGCTAAAGAAAAGAAAATTTATAGAGAACAAATGCTTAATGAAGGTAAACCAGAGCATATTTTAGATCAAATTATTGAAGGCAAAATTAACAAATATTATACTCAAGTGTGTCTTTTAGAACAGCCATTTGTTAGAGATGATGAGCAAACTGTTGCTGAAATACTAGCAGAAAATGATATGGAAATTAAACAGTTTACTCGTTTTGAAATCGGTGAAGGAATCGAAAAGAAGGAAGAAGATTTCGCTGCTGAAGTAGCCGCTATGACAAAAAATCAATAA
- the pyrH gene encoding UMP kinase, with product MTDKPVYSRILLKISGEALAGDNGFGIDPQMIKKIASEISDVVKTTNVEMAVVVGGGNIFRGIAGSAKGMDRGTADYMGMLATVINALALQDAIEKLDIETRVQSAIEMRQIAEPYIRRRAIRHLEKGRVVIFAAGTGNPFFSTDTTAALRAAEISADAILMAKNVDGIYDSDPSVNEKAKKHKSLSYIDLLNNSLRVMDFTAVSLCMDNKIPLKVFAVKKEGNIKRVLLGEDIGTSVN from the coding sequence ATGACAGATAAACCAGTTTATTCAAGGATACTACTTAAGATCAGTGGGGAGGCACTTGCAGGCGATAATGGTTTTGGTATTGATCCCCAAATGATTAAAAAAATTGCTTCTGAAATAAGTGATGTTGTAAAAACTACAAATGTAGAGATGGCAGTTGTAGTTGGTGGGGGCAATATTTTTAGAGGTATAGCTGGCAGTGCTAAAGGTATGGATCGAGGAACAGCTGATTATATGGGAATGCTAGCAACTGTAATTAATGCTTTAGCTTTACAAGATGCAATCGAAAAATTGGATATTGAAACCAGAGTTCAGTCTGCTATTGAAATGCGTCAAATTGCAGAACCATATATTAGAAGAAGAGCAATTAGACATTTAGAAAAAGGAAGAGTGGTTATTTTTGCTGCTGGTACTGGTAATCCATTTTTCTCAACAGATACTACTGCAGCTTTAAGAGCAGCAGAAATTTCTGCTGATGCAATTTTAATGGCTAAAAATGTTGATGGTATCTATGATTCTGACCCTTCAGTGAATGAGAAAGCAAAAAAACACAAAAGTTTATCTTATATTGATTTATTAAACAATTCTTTAAGAGTTATGGACTTTACTGCTGTTTCACTTTGTATGGATAATAAAATTCCTTTAAAAGTTTTTGCAGTAAAAAAAGAAGGTAATATTAAAAGAGTATTACTTGGTGAAGACATTGGGACATCTGTTAATTAA
- the frr gene encoding ribosome recycling factor has translation MFREVMNETEKKMEKGLEKTKEDLNTIRTGRARPSLVQNIKANNYGVATPIQQMAKVFAPEARQIVIEPWDKNNIETIEKAIMQENLGLTPSNDGSVIRINIPQLTEERRKELVKILHEKAEKGRIAIRAIRREANEELELLEDEGEISEDNMHRGLENVQELTDEYIDKLDQIVKKKEEEIMEV, from the coding sequence ATGTTTAGAGAAGTAATGAATGAAACAGAAAAGAAAATGGAAAAAGGGTTAGAAAAAACCAAAGAAGATTTAAATACTATTAGAACTGGTCGAGCTAGACCATCATTAGTTCAAAATATTAAAGCAAACAACTATGGAGTGGCTACTCCAATCCAACAAATGGCCAAAGTGTTTGCTCCAGAAGCAAGACAAATTGTAATTGAGCCTTGGGATAAAAATAATATTGAAACAATTGAAAAAGCAATTATGCAAGAAAACTTAGGTTTAACTCCCAGTAATGATGGAAGTGTAATTAGAATTAATATCCCTCAATTAACTGAAGAGAGAAGAAAAGAATTAGTTAAAATTTTACATGAAAAAGCTGAAAAAGGAAGAATAGCTATTCGCGCTATTAGAAGAGAAGCAAATGAGGAATTAGAATTATTAGAAGATGAAGGTGAAATTTCTGAAGATAATATGCATCGTGGTTTAGAAAATGTACAGGAATTAACTGATGAGTATATTGATAAACTAGATCAAATTGTTAAGAAAAAAGAAGAAGAGATTATGGAAGTTTAG
- a CDS encoding isoprenyl transferase, protein MNTPKSIAIIMDGNGRWAEKRNKSRSAGHKEGVKALKRIVKAAVDLKLESLTVYAFSTENWKRPKAEVNFLLTLMKRAMKNEVEELLANGVQINFIGRKDTLSKNLIKEIENIEKKSATNNKLTLNIAFNYGGRAEIIDAARNLAKAYKENKLDLNQIDEKGFSNYLYNKNLKDVELLIRTGGELRLSNFLLWQSAYAELHFVDKFWPDFYAEDLKEAIKIFSQRTRRFGGLNDGDQNA, encoded by the coding sequence ATGAATACACCCAAAAGCATTGCAATAATTATGGATGGAAATGGCCGTTGGGCAGAAAAAAGAAATAAAAGTCGGAGTGCTGGTCATAAAGAGGGTGTTAAAGCTCTAAAACGGATAGTCAAAGCAGCAGTAGATTTAAAATTAGAATCATTGACTGTTTATGCTTTTTCTACCGAAAATTGGAAAAGGCCGAAAGCTGAAGTTAATTTTTTACTAACTTTAATGAAAAGAGCAATGAAAAATGAAGTAGAAGAACTGCTCGCAAATGGTGTCCAGATAAATTTTATTGGACGCAAAGATACACTTTCTAAAAACTTAATTAAAGAAATAGAAAATATAGAAAAAAAATCTGCTACAAATAACAAATTGACTTTAAATATTGCCTTTAATTACGGTGGGCGAGCTGAAATAATTGATGCAGCTCGAAATTTAGCTAAAGCTTATAAAGAAAATAAATTAGACTTAAATCAAATTGATGAAAAAGGATTCTCTAATTATTTATATAATAAGAATTTAAAAGATGTAGAGTTATTAATTAGAACTGGAGGAGAGCTTCGTCTAAGTAATTTTCTTTTATGGCAGTCTGCTTATGCAGAGTTACATTTTGTTGATAAATTTTGGCCTGATTTTTATGCTGAAGATTTAAAAGAAGCGATTAAAATTTTTAGTCAGAGAACAAGAAGGTTCGGCGGTTTAAATGATGGTGATCAGAATGCTTAG
- a CDS encoding phosphatidate cytidylyltransferase — translation MMVIRMLRKRVISAIIGILLLIFLVFSGSLPFFITVSIITILAIREYSRMLEIKSNLLRLLLALASVLIVFNAYLLSNNYNFLPHGLIFFLIIFILYIYNLYNYQEQKFIHNISYQLFSIIYIGGGLSFAVFLRDINQGPFVNTLALWFVLIATWITDSGAYFVGKKYGKKSMAPIISPNKTVAGAVGGILTTAAFIIIVSVSLNVFNLYYLIFAFSFPVIAIMGDLFESCIKRYFKVKDTGTIIPGHGGILDRFDSFIFTAPFTYYFITILLG, via the coding sequence ATGATGGTGATCAGAATGCTTAGAAAAAGAGTGATTAGTGCAATTATAGGTATTTTATTATTAATATTTTTAGTTTTTTCTGGTTCACTACCATTTTTTATAACAGTTAGTATTATTACAATTTTAGCTATTAGAGAATATAGCAGAATGCTAGAAATAAAGTCTAATTTATTACGATTATTACTTGCTTTAGCTTCTGTTTTGATCGTTTTTAATGCTTATTTACTTTCTAATAATTATAATTTTTTACCACATGGTCTTATATTTTTTCTAATTATATTTATACTTTATATTTATAATTTATATAATTATCAAGAGCAGAAATTTATTCATAATATAAGTTATCAACTTTTTTCTATAATTTATATTGGAGGCGGTTTGTCTTTTGCTGTTTTTTTAAGAGATATTAACCAAGGACCTTTTGTCAATACATTGGCTCTTTGGTTTGTTTTAATTGCAACTTGGATTACTGATTCAGGTGCATATTTTGTTGGTAAAAAATATGGTAAAAAATCAATGGCTCCGATTATAAGTCCGAATAAAACAGTAGCTGGAGCGGTTGGAGGAATTTTAACAACTGCTGCCTTTATTATAATTGTATCTGTTTCTTTAAATGTCTTTAATCTTTATTATTTAATTTTTGCTTTTTCTTTTCCTGTTATTGCAATTATGGGAGATTTATTTGAATCTTGTATTAAGCGCTATTTTAAGGTTAAAGATACTGGAACTATTATTCCAGGTCATGGTGGGATTTTAGATCGCTTTGATAGTTTTATTTTTACAGCACCATTTACATATTATTTTATAACTATTTTATTGGGGTGA